The following proteins are encoded in a genomic region of Huiozyma naganishii CBS 8797 chromosome 9, complete genome:
- the GEA1 gene encoding Arf family guanine nucleotide exchange factor GEA1 (similar to Saccharomyces cerevisiae GEA2 (YEL022W) and GEA1 (YJR031C); ancestral locus Anc_1.455) has protein sequence MEIANLEGTCLGEDPVGLALNACLDMVVALRKENRKFKLRSSGVALILGGGGDEYYSNSDLYQVDGQTGFMLNDRADPLISDFIDVKVMLTGLKSIYALDSIAFLSPFLRVLKEKSNVEPLRTLALESIKRFYTFQLINKNCINYVQCYRETVAVLLQLITDIAGYQTFDDETEIETITVLQHIISLPCGDCLTDILIYEVLKRILLIVCRRKASQHLKRRAEEVLTSITIHIYGKLKFMNLTAINDKYIDDEQIKKFFVFKRSNNSSEFDLTEEIVNNESQESLSSENVMDTPNYGLPVIINYLTLLLSLISLDNKTEYTTHTQILGLKLINIIVELVGRLFLKHPKLLNMISDSIFKCVLSIIDTNDEKTLLIEHALRLFTTIVLSIAWFIPRQIELTLNSLLKKLKRSEFPELSLIIIEQLSVLWMRKPSIFIDFFIKFDCDLDFEDVSINFLKVMCTLAAPESNINVSTFALDGMITFINAIHTQIEGLDKLQLEHAPPNKVLMNRNRKTEFIDCIEKFNENSKEGIELLIENKFIPHNNEDEIAKFLFANNGRMNKKQLGLLICKPTNVSLLDKFMSNFDFRGLKIDEALRVLLTRFRLPGESQQIERIIESFSKYYVEGQKYDEYLPHHNDVANIEHSAVRPDSDSIFVLSYSIIMLNTDLHNPQIKEHMSFDEYSSNLRGSYNKGADYPKSFLNKIYCSIKDKEIVMPEEHHGNDTWFDDVWNNLISSTTVVTEVPKFHTDDLLHFTSYEIAQFESVLFKQVGSSIISKLFNMLETANEDDTIVALIGIIERCFKLTQFFADRDLFNEIVQNLGKQTLLMKPCRAGEENGNMNEDIIDYDNDKNKEASLIDAIDEETGEISPVSFVSVTVGRSFKAQMCLVLYFKILGQVAGLGWLEMRNWDQAVDIILRLYEKRMVLYNNYFLPQEKLEKISSLTPLGLPPADMSFECSVSSNRSILSTFASYLKGNEPSKEEILKTKGALDCIKLINFNSAVWNNKYIVTGDTLLQVISLHFPKKQTVFNFRYFEHELLFLVELMIDLMVKHDQVERVSFTLYEKVCSLYKTEGMKRATYRRLMNYRVILLSITPNLQETKLVSEEILQSNELYSKKYFESTDGFALCNNFLESCRGDTETSWKLLPLMTNKATMTYIHKHVLLQLNAQNFFDFIEMISAQGRSEIDFVVGILGGKCKIAQELTLDMFIKMLQVVISKIITPKEDTHDIFKALKENLTGDTSLLRSFSPQAVKQIKESIESVVEKNTQLQELILVLEEFK, from the coding sequence ATGGAGATAGCCAATTTAGAGGGAACGTGTCTTGGGGAAGACCCTGTTGGCCTTGCTCTGAATGCATGTCTTGATATGGTTGTCGCACTGAGGAAGGAAAACAGGAAGTTTAAATTGCGATCTTCGGGCGTTGCATTAATCCTCGGGGGTGGCGGTGACGAATACTATAGTAATTCTGACTTGTATCAAGTTGATGGACAAACCGGGTTCATGTTAAACGATCGAGCAGATCCTCTGATAAGTGACTTTATAGACGTGAAGGTGATGTTGACTGGGTTGAAGTCTATATATGCACTTGATTCAATTGCATTTTTGTCTCCTTTTTTGAGGGtgttgaaagagaaatCGAATGTGGAACCTTTGAGAACGCTGGCCCTCGAATCCATAAAGAGGTTCTATACTTTCCAACTGATAAACAAAAACTGTATTAATTACGTTCAATGCTATCGGGAGACGGTTGCTGTCTTACTTCAACTGATAACTGATATAGCGGGATATCAAACCTTTGACGATGAAACTGAGATAGAAACCATCACAGTTTTACAGCATATAATATCTTTACCCTGTGGGGACTGCTTGACCGATATATTAATATATGAAGTACTGAAAAGGATATTACTGATCGTATGCAGAAGAAAGGCTTCTCAACACCTAAAGCGGAGAGCAGAGGAGGTTTTAACCAGTATCACCATTCATATCTACGGCAAACTGAAATTTATGAATCTAACTGCTATCAATGACAAATACATTGATGACGAACAGATTaagaaattttttgtttttaaaAGATCAAATAACTCCAGTGAATTTGACCTCACCGAGGAAATAGTCAACAATGAAAGTCAAGAATCTTTATCCTCTGAAAATGTTATGGATACGCCAAATTACGGCTTACCAGTGATCATCAATTATTTAACATTGCTTCTCTCGTTGATTAGTCTTGATAACAAAACGGAATATACGACTCATACCCAGATATTGGGCCTCAAATTGATCAACATAATCGTAGAGCTGGTGGGGAGactttttttgaagcatCCAAAGCTTTTGAATATGATTTCGGACTCAATCTTCAAGTGCGTTCTGTCAATCATAGACACAAACGATGAAAAAACTTTGCTTATTGAACATGCTCTAAGACTATTCACAACAATTGTTCTCTCGATTGCATGGTTTATACCTCGACAAATAGAGTTAACGCTGAACTCTCTGCTTAAAAAGCTCAAACGAAGTGAGTTTCCCGAATTATCATTGATTATCATCGAACAGTTATCCGTGCTGTGGATGCGGAAACCGTCAATTtttattgatttttttatcaaattcGATTGCGATTTAGATTTTGAGGACGTTTCAAtaaactttttgaaagttatGTGCACATTGGCTGCTCCTGAGAGTAATATCAATGTTTCCACTTTTGCATTGGATGGTATGATCACATTTATCAACGCCATACATACTCAGATTGAAGGCCTTGATAAGCTACAACTTGAGCATGCGCCACCAAATAAGGTTTTGATGAACCGTAACAGAAAAACTGAATTTATTGACTGTATTGAGAAATTCAATGAAAATTCCAAAGAAGGTATAGAGTTATTGATTGAAAATAAATTCATACCTCACAACAACGAAGATGAGATTGCAAAGTTCCTGTTTGCGAATAATGGCCGTATGAATAAAAAGCAATTGGGTCTTTTGATATGCAAACCAACCAATGTGTCTCTGCTGGACAAGTTCATGTCTAACTTTGACTTTAGGGGTCTCAAAATTGATGAAGCACTGAGGGTTTTATTGACCCGGTTTAGACTACCTGGTGAATCGCAGCAAATTGAAAGAATCATTGAATCATTTTCGAAATACTATGTGGAAGGTCAGAAGTATGATGAATATCTACCACACCATAACGATGTAGCAAACATTGAGCATTCTGCTGTGAGACCAGATTCCGATTCCATCTTCGTCCTGAGCTATTCCATAATTATGCTGAACACTGATTTGCATAATCCTCAAATAAAGGAGCATATGTCGTTTGATGAGTATTCTAGCAACTTGAGAGGTTCCTATAATAAGGGGGCAGACTATCcaaaaagttttttgaacaaaatataCTGTTCGATCAAAGACAAAGAGATTGTAATGCCAGAGGAGCATCACGGGAATGATACATGGTTTGATGATGTCTGGAATAATCTCATATCCTCAACTACTGTGGTCACAGAGGTACCAAAGTTTCATACTGATGACTTGCTTCACTTCACTTCTTATGAGATAGCACAATTTGAGAGTGTGCTCTTTAAGCAAGTTGGAAGCAGCATTATCTCCAAATTATTCAATATGCTTGAAACGGCCAATGAAGACGACACCATTGTTGCATTGATAGGTATAATAGAACGCTGTTTTAAATTGACCCAATTTTTCGCAGACAGGGATTTGTTCAatgaaattgttcaaaatttggGAAAACAGACACTTCTAATGAAACCTTGCCGTGCTGGAGAAGAAAACGGCAATATGAATGAAGATATCATAGATTATGATAATGATAAGAACAAAGAGGCATCGTTGATTGACGCTATAGATGAGGAAACTGGAGAAATAAGCCCAGTTAGTTTCGTTTCTGTTACTGTAGGACGGTCTTTTAAGGCGCAAATGTGCCTAGTGCTTTATTTCAAGATACTTGGCCAAGTCGCTGGTTTAGGCTGGTTGGAGATGAGAAATTGGGATCAGGCTGTGGACATTATTTTGAGGCTATACGAAAAGAGAATGGTTCTGTACAACAATTATTTTCTTCCCCAagaaaaactggagaaaATATCTTCGTTAACTCCGCTAGGGCTTCCTCCAGCTGATATGTCGTTTGAGTGCTCGGTTAGCAGTAACAGGAGCATATTGTCCACTTTTGCCTCATATTTGAAAGGTAACGAGCCAAGCAAGGAGGAAATCTTAAAAACAAAAGGGGCGCTCGATTGTATCAAACTGATAAATTTCAACTCAGCTGTGTGGAATAATAAATATATCGTTACGGGAGACACTTTACTCCAAGTAATAAGCTTACACTTCCCCAAAAAACAAACtgtcttcaatttcagataTTTCGAGCATGAGTTGCTATTTTTAGTTGAGCTAATGATTGATCTGATGGTAAAGCATGACCAAGTTGAGAGGGTTAGCTTTACACTCTATGAAAAAGTGTGTTCCCTATACAAAACTGAGGGAATGAAACGCGCCACATATCGAAGGTTAATGAATTATCGTGTAATTCTTCTCTCCATCACACCTAATCTCCAAGAAACGAAGCTTGTATCAGAGGAGATTTTACAAAGCAACGAACTTTACAGTAAGAAGTACTTTGAAAGTACGGACGGATTTGCATTATGTAACaactttttggaaagttGTCGTGGAGACACCGAAACGTCGTGGAAGCTGCTACCATTGATGACTAACAAAGCTACGATGACGTATATCCACAAACATGTTCTCCTGCAATTAAATGCCCAAAACTTTTTCGACTTTATTGAAATGATCTCTGCTCAGGGCCGGTCAGAGATTGACTTCGTTGTGGG